The segment ggaggagaagaggaggaggagagaaggaggagcaggagaggatgaagaggaggaagaggaggaggagtttatccTGCAGGAatccttcacttctctcttgCATCACTCTTCTTCatctgaacattttaaaagatgtttacaaaaataaaaaaaaggtccCAACActcacatataaacacacacacacacacacacacacacacacacacacacacacacacacacacacacacacacacacacacacacacacgacaggAACATGTTcttcaaacagcagctttatttgCTTAATAAGCAGGAATAAGAATATTTCAGTTCAACGTGTAAATCTCTAAAACAGGTCAACAGCGCCACCGTGTGGACAATTCTTAGTATTACATCTTTAGAGTTCTTCAGCCGTCTGCAGCTCTTCAAGTGTTTCTGATGAGGTTTCTATGACAACCCATTAACACCaggtaaataaagaaagaggagactTAATGtaacaaaattcaaaatgttaaataaaaaatatgagattaaaaatccTGACTATATCATAATTAAGAAGTTAATCTAATAATTTCCTCTTTTGatctcatatttttatttttattatctctGAATTTTGACTTCTCTGTATctcatattaaatatttatatttcataatttagactttttatatcataaattcAATTTTTAAGCTCATCATTTTGGCTTTTATCTCAAATTGTTGGCATTTATCTGATAATTTCAAAATTACAATGTCACAATTTCGACTTTTAATCTCGTAATTTAAATTTTTGATCTCataatgttgaatttttttctcataatttaaACTTTGTATCTCGTAATTGCAAAATATATCTCATCATTTCAAATGACAAGTTCTCATCATTTAgactttttatgtctttatttcaactttttacctcataatTATGCCTTTTTAtcccatattttaaattgtattatctaCAAATTTTGACTTAGTATGTCATAATTGAATTTTTTCTTTCAatattttggacttttttaAGCATAAATTTAACTGTATGTCTCATCATTTTGGCTTTTATGTCAAATTTTTGACTTATCACataatttcaaattaaaatgtcataattctgagttttaatctcataattatgactttacattctgtttgtttttcattaagacttaatctccctctttctttattAACCTGGTGTTAATGGGCTTTTATATATTtcagtcataaataaatattaaattctcTGTTGTTCATTGATATCCCAATTCCTTGTGTTCCAGTTGGAAGGATCTGTCTGTAGACATCAGTAAATATAtgatctttaaataaaagaatcCTCTCTTCATTATATAAACACGTTTATTCAAGTCAAGGCcttcttttaaaatatctttgaatcatcttgtgaagttttttagtgtttttcagcttgttttggttttaaataCTGCCGGctcagctgctctctgctctgctgccccCCAGTGGTGAGAGTTAGTAACACTCAGGATCCCATCTTTACGATCACACTTCTTCTCTGACACATTTCTCCAACGATCAAAAGTGCAGCGCGCTTGGTTTGCACTTTCTCTGTATTTAAAGTGAGCGGTGTTAGCCAAAGTAtaaatcccacaatgcatcactCTGCGAAGTTTGTTACGAAAGACGACAAGTTACACTAGGAGGAAATTCCAACACACGAAAGATGTTTCAAATGTTGTAACTTTGtaatatattttataaagtGACGGCGGTACAAACACTCAAATATATCAATGCAAGTTCGGAGAATGACGACTTTTTACCCGTGCACAGCGTCTGACACACCGGTACGACGTTTATCCGTATAATCGGACGTTGGTCACGTGTTTCTCATTATTTGTATCTTGATGTGCAAAGATGTTGCTTTTAATAATCACTTGCTCAATGTACGAACTTCGCTCTCTACGCTTACGTCTTAACGTTTATCGTCGGTGTGTCTGCTGCAGAAGTTACCGAAGCAAAGTTCCAAATAACGTCGGCAAAATCAGCGTAtaagaatgtttctttttgattAACTGCGCCGTGAAAAGAGGGTCGGCTAGCGTGTTTTATAAATCCTAGCGCACTCGGCCGATAAATACGTGATCAGCTAATGTTCCTCCAACGTGTCAGCACCGAGCTCACTCAGCTACGTGTGGAGATATGACCGAGGCATTGACGATCACTCTTAAAGCTCATCAGTCCAACATTAATACTGCTTTGGAAGATGCTAGCTGCTAAAGCTAAGTTTGATAAACACGGCGTGAGGCGAACACAGTGAAGTGACTTTAAAGGTGCGACTCTTTAAACACGAtcatcttttatttgttcttctGAGTCTTTCTTCTCCCGACCTCCACCGCCACCGATCCCACCGTGGCCCCCATCATACCTCCAAACGGGCCCCCGACAAACAGGCCCACCAGCGCCCCCAGCAGGGCCTCCCTCCTCACCAGCTTGGGCAGCCGTCTCATCCACCCGGCGAGCTTCTCCCACCACTCCCAGAGAAACCAGGGAGCGGAGGAGGACGGAGAGACGCTGACGGAGGAGAAGAAGCTCTCCACATCCACGTCTAAATCATCTACGCTCCTCTCCGCCTCGTCTCGGACCGcctccatctcttcttctgtggtgtttcCGTCCGCGGGGGACACCAGCTCCGCCTGTTTctgcctcactctctcctccgcctcctcgTACAGACGGCAGCTGAAGTGTGGCGTCCCGCTCTCCGTCACCGCCTGCTCCACCTTCTCCAGGAGCTCCTCCACCGCTCTCCTCTCCGCCTCCTCGTCTCCTCCGCGGGTTTCCAGGGTGTGGTATCGGTCCCCGCATCTCCCCACCAGGGCCCCGAGGTCCTTCCTCCAGGTGACGAGGTAGTCCTCCATCCGCtcgtcctcctccagctcctcggTGTGGGTGAAGAGGACGATGGTGTTGGCGCTGACCGCAGACGGGCCGAGCAGCTCCTCCAGGACGTCCAGAGCTTTGGATTCTGCATCGGCTGAGTCGTTCACGGGGACGCAGAGCAGGAAGGCGTGAGGACCCGGGCTGGataaggagaggaaggaggaaatgTGGCGTCTTCTGTCCTTTGGGTCGCAGTCAGGGCTGAACCAGGCCGGACTGGAGACCACCACCACCTGCGGGACGGGACAAAAACTTACAATCCAAAGAGTGTTTGAAGATCTCTTATGTGTTTTTGAAATGCGTTTCTGCCTCATCAACCTGTGTTCAGAACCAAAATTAACTTTTCC is part of the Notolabrus celidotus isolate fNotCel1 chromosome 20, fNotCel1.pri, whole genome shotgun sequence genome and harbors:
- the si:dkeyp-69e1.8 gene encoding GTPase IMAP family member 4; the encoded protein is MSAAAPNSELRLVVLGRTRDGKRPEGSAILGLQDSELGTDPETTQLCSKHRGEAAGRQVVVVSSPAWFSPDCDPKDRRRHISSFLSLSSPGPHAFLLCVPVNDSADAESKALDVLEELLGPSAVSANTIVLFTHTEELEEDERMEDYLVTWRKDLGALVGRCGDRYHTLETRGGDEEAERRAVEELLEKVEQAVTESGTPHFSCRLYEEAEERVRQKQAELVSPADGNTTEEEMEAVRDEAERSVDDLDVDVESFFSSVSVSPSSSAPWFLWEWWEKLAGWMRRLPKLVRREALLGALVGLFVGGPFGGMMGATVGSVAVEVGRRKTQKNK